In a genomic window of Candidatus Methylomirabilis sp.:
- a CDS encoding CDP-alcohol phosphatidyltransferase family protein, with protein MVTVVATKPECLTQWFSRPLTRLLLQTPLTPNQVTAGNLLVGLAALGGLAAGTTGWALAGALLLQGYYVLDHCDGEVARARGLTSPAGFWFDRGADVVVHTLLFPALAMAESQRTGTVRPLWLGGVAALAIAAVFGAFARQRLGVPSRLPAAPGRAPRLRRALQWLAAGDFSLLVLLVVLLGLTQPLLWAAAIGAPLYLVAIVFLGLEDPGG; from the coding sequence GTGGTCACGGTCGTGGCGACCAAGCCGGAGTGCCTGACCCAGTGGTTCTCGCGTCCTCTCACGCGCCTGCTCCTCCAGACCCCCCTCACGCCGAACCAGGTGACGGCGGGAAACCTCCTGGTGGGCCTGGCTGCCCTCGGCGGTCTCGCCGCAGGCACCACCGGGTGGGCCCTGGCGGGAGCGCTCCTCCTCCAGGGCTACTATGTCCTGGACCACTGCGACGGGGAGGTGGCCCGGGCCCGGGGCCTCACGAGCCCGGCCGGCTTCTGGTTCGACCGTGGGGCGGACGTGGTAGTCCATACGCTCCTGTTTCCGGCCCTGGCCATGGCGGAGAGCCAGCGGACCGGTACGGTGAGGCCCCTCTGGCTTGGGGGAGTCGCCGCCCTCGCCATCGCGGCGGTCTTCGGCGCCTTCGCCCGGCAGCGCCTCGGGGTCCCGTCGCGCTTGCCGGCGGCGCCCGGCCGGGCCCCCCGGCTCCGGCGCGCCCTCCAGTGGCTGGCGGCGGGGGACTTCTCCCTGTTGGTCCTCCTGGTCGTCCTGCTGGGCCTCACGCAGCCGCTCCTGTGGGCCGCGGCCATCGGGGCGCCGCTCTACCTGGTGGCTATTGTTTTCCTGGGGCTGGAGGACCCCGGCGGATGA
- a CDS encoding thiamine pyrophosphate-dependent enzyme, whose amino-acid sequence MTRAEAVAAVRAVLTDEVVVHANGAICRESFAVGDRPGNFYMIGSMGLAASIGLGVALARPEKRVVVLDGDGNVFMGLGTLAMVAAEGPRNFLHVVLDNGTYGSTGSQPTHSRQVPLEEVARGCGYRRALRVAEREALVAAVREIQGQPGPVFLLVEVSPEESAGLPRVPLPPEEIADRVRGYLAGG is encoded by the coding sequence GTGACCCGGGCCGAGGCCGTTGCCGCCGTCCGGGCCGTGCTCACCGACGAGGTGGTCGTTCACGCCAACGGGGCGATCTGCCGGGAGTCGTTCGCCGTGGGGGATCGGCCCGGCAACTTCTACATGATCGGCTCCATGGGGCTCGCCGCCTCCATCGGACTCGGGGTGGCGCTCGCGCGCCCGGAGAAGCGGGTGGTCGTCCTCGACGGGGACGGGAACGTTTTCATGGGCCTCGGGACGCTGGCGATGGTGGCCGCCGAGGGCCCCCGGAACTTCCTCCACGTGGTCCTCGACAACGGGACCTACGGCTCCACGGGGAGCCAGCCCACCCATTCGCGGCAGGTCCCGCTGGAGGAGGTCGCGCGGGGCTGCGGATACCGGCGGGCGCTGCGCGTGGCGGAGCGGGAGGCCTTGGTGGCCGCCGTCCGGGAAATCCAAGGACAGCCCGGGCCGGTCTTCCTCCTGGTGGAGGTGAGCCCGGAGGAGTCGGCGGGTCTCCCGCGCGTTCCGCTCCCTCCGGAGGAGATCGCCGACCGGGTCCGGGGCTACCTGGCCGGGGGGTAG
- a CDS encoding lysylphosphatidylglycerol synthase domain-containing protein: MRGLKGALFLLGLSLLGLILWRVGFGPVLAALQPIGWGVVVLIVAYLPVWILDTLGWRFAFPAGSPRVPLLRLLRIRLSGEAFNVLTPTLDVGGEAVKTLLLRREGVPTVQALASVVVAKTSLAVAEVFFLLAGLGVAMQTFALPVALQRGIGLSLLVGGAGVVTFLLLQRRGLFGSVAALSRRLGLARRFWREQAAAVAALDETLRAYYARPGRGALSVAFHLLGWLAGVLEVVLILRFLDLPVTAASALALEAGHQLFRAAAFFIPAKLGAQEGGSLIVFSALGFPAAVGVAVSLLRRVRELAWVALGLLLLAGGSGGTLLLGEVGRP; the protein is encoded by the coding sequence ATGAGGGGCCTCAAGGGGGCGCTCTTCCTCCTGGGTCTCTCCCTCCTCGGGCTGATCCTGTGGCGGGTCGGCTTCGGCCCGGTCCTGGCGGCGCTCCAGCCCATCGGCTGGGGGGTTGTCGTTCTCATCGTGGCTTACCTTCCGGTCTGGATCCTGGATACCCTCGGCTGGAGGTTTGCGTTTCCGGCCGGCTCCCCCCGCGTCCCCCTGCTGCGCCTCCTTCGCATCCGGCTCTCGGGGGAGGCCTTCAACGTCCTCACGCCGACCCTGGACGTGGGCGGGGAGGCGGTGAAGACCCTGCTCCTGAGGCGGGAGGGGGTCCCGACGGTCCAGGCTCTGGCCTCCGTGGTCGTGGCCAAGACCAGCCTGGCCGTGGCGGAGGTCTTCTTCCTCCTCGCCGGCCTGGGGGTGGCGATGCAGACGTTTGCCCTCCCGGTCGCCCTCCAACGCGGCATCGGGCTCTCCCTGCTCGTGGGAGGTGCCGGGGTGGTGACCTTTCTCCTGCTCCAGCGCCGGGGCCTCTTCGGCTCGGTGGCGGCCCTCTCCCGGCGTCTCGGTCTCGCCCGCCGGTTCTGGCGGGAGCAGGCCGCGGCCGTGGCCGCGCTCGATGAGACCCTCCGGGCCTACTACGCTCGGCCGGGCCGCGGGGCCCTCTCCGTGGCCTTTCACTTGCTGGGCTGGCTGGCGGGGGTCCTCGAAGTCGTTCTCATCCTCCGGTTCCTGGACCTGCCGGTCACGGCGGCTTCCGCACTGGCGCTCGAGGCGGGCCACCAGCTTTTCCGCGCCGCCGCCTTCTTCATCCCGGCCAAGCTGGGGGCGCAGGAGGGGGGAAGCCTGATCGTGTTCTCGGCGCTGGGGTTCCCTGCGGCAGTGGGCGTGGCGGTGAGCCTCCTCCGGCGGGTCCGGGAGCTGGCCTGGGTCGCGCTGGGTCTGCTCCTGCTGGCTGGAGGGAGCGGAGGGACGCTTCTCCTCGGGGAGGTCGGGCGGCCGTGA
- a CDS encoding thiamine pyrophosphate-binding protein, whose translation MSVPGAAFVGELKRHGFDFFTGVPCSFLTAILDRLQAEGYRAAVREDVAIGLAAGAYLAGRRPVALMQNSGLGVSLNALASLNLIYRIPVLLVVSLRGYQIEDAPEHWVMGEITPRLLETVRIPYRIVGEATYVEDCAVMARVCREERLPAALLIRRGMVA comes from the coding sequence ATGAGCGTCCCGGGGGCCGCCTTCGTGGGCGAGCTGAAGCGCCACGGATTTGACTTCTTCACCGGCGTCCCCTGCTCGTTTCTGACGGCGATCCTCGATCGCCTGCAGGCGGAAGGCTACCGGGCCGCGGTCCGGGAGGACGTGGCGATCGGTCTGGCCGCCGGGGCCTACCTCGCCGGGCGCCGGCCCGTCGCCCTGATGCAGAACTCGGGCCTGGGGGTCTCCCTGAACGCGCTGGCCTCGCTGAACCTCATCTACCGGATTCCCGTGCTCCTCGTCGTCAGCCTGCGGGGCTATCAGATAGAAGACGCACCGGAGCACTGGGTCATGGGGGAGATCACCCCCCGACTCCTGGAGACCGTGCGGATCCCCTACCGGATCGTGGGGGAAGCCACCTACGTGGAGGACTGCGCCGTCATGGCGAGGGTCTGCCGGGAGGAGCGGTTGCCGGCCGCTCTCCTCATCCGGCGGGGGATGGTGGCGTGA
- a CDS encoding carotenoid biosynthesis protein encodes MEGVGLLWGTLVLRPYVFLFLGLALVAAAAEQGLRRALRFAGIVWATAFLAEFASTRIGVPFGFYEYTGATIGKELYLSNVPVMDSLSFIFLAYGAASLARLYRAPRGTALRAWREGVPPLFPAGGARGAVLLGATLFMLADVVIDPVALQGEDWFLGQIYRYPEGGIYFGVPLANFAGWFLVGLVGLGLNAWCDRRAGPRAAPEWARSWPYQGLYGPTLFGLVLAFNLAVTAGIGLWRLCAVSTGVTGCLGLAAASRLGVAAPRLGAGSAARAAGGPGWEVRR; translated from the coding sequence ATGGAAGGGGTCGGGCTCCTGTGGGGAACTCTGGTCCTCCGGCCCTACGTCTTCCTTTTCCTGGGGCTCGCCCTCGTGGCTGCCGCCGCGGAGCAGGGGCTCCGGCGGGCGCTTCGGTTCGCGGGGATCGTATGGGCCACGGCCTTCCTGGCCGAGTTCGCCTCGACCCGGATCGGGGTCCCGTTCGGATTCTATGAGTACACGGGGGCGACGATCGGAAAGGAGCTCTACCTGAGCAATGTCCCCGTCATGGATTCCCTCTCTTTCATCTTCCTGGCCTACGGGGCGGCCAGCCTGGCGCGGCTGTACCGGGCGCCCCGGGGGACGGCCTTGCGGGCGTGGCGGGAGGGGGTGCCCCCGCTCTTCCCGGCCGGCGGGGCGAGGGGGGCGGTCCTCCTGGGGGCAACCCTGTTCATGCTCGCCGATGTCGTCATTGATCCCGTCGCCCTGCAGGGGGAGGACTGGTTCCTGGGGCAGATCTACCGGTACCCCGAGGGCGGGATCTACTTCGGCGTGCCGCTCGCCAATTTCGCCGGCTGGTTCCTGGTGGGGCTCGTGGGTCTCGGGCTGAACGCCTGGTGCGACCGGCGTGCGGGTCCCCGGGCCGCTCCCGAATGGGCCCGGAGCTGGCCGTACCAGGGGCTGTACGGACCCACGCTGTTCGGCCTCGTTCTCGCCTTCAACCTGGCCGTCACCGCCGGCATCGGCCTGTGGCGGCTCTGCGCTGTGAGCACCGGGGTCACCGGATGCCTGGGCCTTGCCGCTGCGTCGCGCCTGGGGGTCGCCGCTCCCCGCCTCGGGGCCGGGAGCGCGGCGCGGGCGGCCGGCGGGCCAGGATGGGAGGTGCGGCGATGA
- the shc gene encoding squalene--hopene cyclase: MALPTVHAVERGLAEARAALLGLQAPEGYWLGLLEADVTITAEYCLLQHLLGRVETRRERKAVAHIRDLQLPEGGWSIYPGGRSDLSATAKAYFACKLAGVSPEEPWMRRARQVILDLGGLSQVNVFTKITLALFGQYDWEKIPCMPAEILLLPPRAPFSIYQMSYWSRTVLVPLLVLFHYRPIHVLPPALGLDELVRGSRERTGLERASQLLSLKSAFVLLDRLVHLYDRYHLARWRRAALERAEAWLVARAEVPGGLGGIYPAMANAVLALRCLGYSEKHPLVQQGITALDALVAEGPDRLQVQPCLSPVWDTALAIHALLESGVAADDPTLVRAGEWLLARQVRVSGDWQIKRPGLEPGGWPFQFSNDFYPDNDDTAVALMALARLRLPDGTQQEEALQRGLAWLLGMQGEDGGWGSFDADNNRLWLNNIPFADHGALLDPSTEDLTGRALDALGYLGYGGDFPPARRALHFLRATKVPGGGWYGRWGVNYIYGTWSVMRGLKAIGEPLDRPYVQQALDWLEAVQNPDGGWGESCESYADPAGAGTGPSTPSQTAWAVMALVGGGRARGEAVARGVGYLLRTQESTGRWSDPVFNGTGFPRVFYLRYHLYPTTFPLWALAAYRNAMREAD; encoded by the coding sequence ATCGCGCTTCCTACCGTTCATGCCGTGGAGCGGGGTCTCGCGGAGGCCCGGGCGGCCCTCCTCGGCCTGCAAGCGCCCGAGGGGTACTGGCTCGGGCTCCTCGAAGCCGACGTCACGATCACGGCCGAATACTGCCTGCTGCAGCACCTGCTCGGGCGCGTGGAGACGCGGCGGGAGCGGAAGGCCGTTGCCCACATCCGGGACCTCCAGCTGCCGGAGGGGGGGTGGAGCATCTACCCCGGTGGCCGGAGCGACCTCAGCGCCACTGCGAAGGCCTATTTCGCCTGCAAGCTGGCTGGGGTCTCTCCGGAGGAGCCCTGGATGCGCCGGGCGCGCCAGGTGATCCTGGATCTGGGGGGCCTCAGCCAGGTCAACGTCTTCACCAAGATCACCCTCGCCCTCTTCGGGCAATACGACTGGGAAAAGATCCCCTGCATGCCGGCCGAGATCTTGCTCCTGCCGCCCCGGGCGCCGTTCAGCATCTACCAGATGTCGTACTGGTCGCGGACGGTCCTGGTCCCCCTCCTGGTCCTCTTCCACTACCGGCCGATCCACGTCCTGCCCCCTGCCCTCGGCCTGGACGAACTCGTCCGAGGCTCCCGGGAGCGGACGGGGCTCGAGCGGGCCTCCCAGCTCCTCAGCCTGAAGAGCGCATTTGTCCTCCTGGATCGCCTCGTCCACCTCTACGACCGGTACCATCTGGCGCGGTGGCGCAGGGCCGCCCTCGAGCGGGCGGAGGCGTGGCTCGTCGCCCGCGCGGAGGTGCCGGGAGGCCTGGGGGGCATCTACCCGGCCATGGCCAACGCCGTCCTCGCGCTCCGCTGCTTGGGGTACTCCGAAAAGCATCCCCTCGTGCAGCAGGGGATCACGGCCCTTGATGCCCTGGTCGCGGAGGGACCGGATCGGCTGCAGGTGCAGCCCTGCCTTTCGCCGGTCTGGGACACGGCCCTGGCCATCCACGCGCTCCTCGAGTCCGGGGTGGCTGCCGACGACCCCACCCTGGTCCGGGCCGGGGAGTGGCTGCTCGCGCGCCAGGTCCGGGTCTCCGGGGACTGGCAGATCAAGCGGCCGGGGCTGGAACCCGGGGGCTGGCCGTTCCAGTTCAGCAACGACTTCTATCCGGACAACGACGACACTGCAGTCGCCTTGATGGCCCTGGCCCGGCTGCGCCTTCCCGATGGCACGCAGCAGGAGGAAGCGCTCCAGCGCGGACTGGCCTGGCTCCTGGGCATGCAGGGGGAGGACGGGGGCTGGGGCTCCTTCGATGCCGATAACAACCGGCTCTGGCTAAACAATATCCCGTTCGCCGACCACGGCGCGCTGCTCGACCCCAGTACCGAGGATCTGACGGGCCGCGCTCTCGATGCCCTGGGGTACTTGGGCTACGGCGGCGACTTCCCCCCGGCCCGCCGGGCCCTCCACTTCCTGCGGGCGACCAAGGTGCCGGGCGGTGGATGGTACGGCCGGTGGGGCGTGAACTACATCTACGGGACCTGGTCGGTGATGCGGGGCCTGAAGGCCATCGGGGAACCGCTGGATCGACCCTACGTGCAGCAGGCGCTCGACTGGCTCGAGGCGGTCCAGAACCCCGATGGGGGATGGGGGGAGTCCTGCGAATCCTACGCCGATCCCGCCGGGGCCGGGACCGGGCCGAGCACCCCGAGCCAAACGGCCTGGGCTGTCATGGCCCTCGTGGGGGGCGGTCGGGCGCGGGGGGAGGCGGTCGCACGGGGGGTCGGCTACCTGCTTCGGACCCAGGAGAGCACTGGGCGGTGGAGCGACCCGGTCTTCAACGGAACCGGCTTCCCCCGGGTCTTCTACCTGCGGTACCACCTGTATCCGACCACCTTCCCCCTCTGGGCCCTGGCAGCCTACCGGAACGCCATGCGGGAGGCGGACTGA
- a CDS encoding phosphocholine cytidylyltransferase family protein encodes MKAVILAAGQGNRLGEMGREGPKCLLRFGGETLLSRMLRSLAGLHLEPVIVVGFLAHLVREEATRALPGTPLCFVHNPAYRAGNLLSTWAAREHLEGPALLMDADVLFHPEILRRLTASPHADCFLLDRHFEPGEEPTHVAVDGGRVTDFRRNIREPHELIGESVGFFKLSAAAAADLVRTLGDFVARGSREASYDDALRELLPRHRFAAEDVTGLPWTEIDFPEDVAAAARLSIEVDAARVGAQR; translated from the coding sequence GTGAAGGCGGTCATCCTGGCGGCGGGACAGGGCAATCGGTTGGGAGAGATGGGCCGGGAAGGCCCCAAGTGCCTCCTCCGGTTCGGGGGGGAGACGCTCCTCAGCCGGATGCTCCGGAGCCTCGCGGGGCTTCACCTGGAGCCGGTCATCGTGGTGGGGTTCCTGGCCCATCTGGTCCGGGAGGAGGCGACGCGGGCCCTGCCCGGCACGCCGCTCTGCTTCGTCCACAATCCGGCGTACCGGGCGGGGAATCTCCTTTCGACCTGGGCGGCGCGGGAGCACCTGGAAGGCCCGGCCCTCCTGATGGACGCCGATGTGCTCTTCCACCCGGAGATCCTCCGGCGCCTCACCGCCTCACCCCACGCGGACTGCTTCCTCCTGGACCGGCACTTCGAGCCCGGCGAGGAGCCGACCCATGTGGCCGTGGATGGTGGGCGGGTGACCGACTTCCGGCGCAACATCCGGGAGCCCCACGAACTGATCGGGGAGTCGGTCGGGTTCTTCAAGCTCTCGGCGGCGGCGGCGGCCGACCTCGTCCGGACGCTGGGGGACTTCGTGGCCCGCGGGAGCCGGGAGGCCTCCTACGACGACGCCCTCCGGGAACTCCTGCCGCGGCACCGGTTCGCCGCCGAGGACGTCACCGGGCTGCCCTGGACCGAGATCGACTTCCCCGAGGACGTCGCGGCGGCGGCGCGCCTTTCCATCGAGGTGGACGCCGCCCGCGTGGGAGCCCAGCGATGA
- a CDS encoding 2OG-Fe(II) oxygenase → MGRNEGQADSLGQAVAAAVRALDFEQVRRAYWEQNEFVFLERFLPAAVVAEHLVPRVERLRPHVHRSYIPRFKKGGSISAYTLREEAPAFFEVYRSPAFVDFLSRLVDARLSLCPPNDPHACALYFYTEPGDHIGYHYDTSHYKGARYTVLMGLVQRSEHCRLAYQLHKDVPGRETREVQVATEPGSMVIFNGDKLWHAITPLGDGEERVSLTLEYVTNPAMAPHKRLLSNLKDAFAYFGVRALLRGRR, encoded by the coding sequence ATGGGGCGGAACGAGGGTCAGGCGGACAGCCTGGGGCAGGCGGTGGCGGCGGCCGTCCGGGCGCTCGACTTCGAGCAGGTGCGCCGAGCGTACTGGGAGCAGAACGAGTTCGTTTTCCTCGAGCGCTTCCTCCCCGCCGCGGTGGTGGCCGAGCACCTGGTCCCCCGGGTCGAACGCCTCAGACCGCACGTGCACCGCTCCTACATCCCACGGTTCAAGAAGGGGGGCAGCATCAGCGCCTACACGCTCCGCGAAGAGGCCCCCGCGTTCTTCGAGGTGTACCGCTCGCCGGCGTTCGTCGATTTCCTGAGCCGGCTGGTGGATGCGCGCCTGAGCCTCTGCCCCCCGAACGATCCGCATGCCTGCGCACTCTACTTCTACACCGAGCCCGGCGATCACATCGGCTACCACTACGACACGTCCCACTACAAGGGTGCGCGGTACACGGTGCTGATGGGCCTGGTGCAGCGCTCCGAGCACTGCCGGCTGGCCTACCAGCTCCACAAGGACGTCCCCGGGCGGGAGACCAGGGAAGTCCAGGTCGCGACGGAGCCCGGCTCGATGGTGATCTTCAACGGCGATAAGCTCTGGCACGCCATCACCCCCCTCGGCGATGGGGAGGAGCGGGTGAGCCTGACCCTCGAGTACGTGACGAACCCGGCGATGGCGCCCCACAAGCGACTTCTCTCGAACCTGAAGGACGCCTTTGCCTACTTCGGCGTCCGGGCCCTGCTGCGGGGACGCCGGTGA
- a CDS encoding four-carbon acid sugar kinase family protein, which yields MSARLGVVADDLTGANAVGAQLAELHLPSIVTADPAALTAVPADLPAAVLDVDSRADSPEQAAAKVRGAVGALRSWGADIFYKKTDSTLRGNLGAELDAFREATGTGILPFLPASPLNGRVTVDGVQLVEGRLLAETPIARRAIPPLLDSAVAAILARQSRAAVAAIPLATIRSGCDVLQAAVREAAGRGQVVLCDAVTMADVAAAAAACVKGGLGGAAAGGVEFCQELARLLLPRPAAPVLLVVGSLEEVSDRQVTHLLAGGGTLRFAGEAAALLTAAGCHAGEVAVAGLACRAATEGRDLLLRTRADLEASEAAFRAGRARGLGAEQTRRAVAEGLGRLAAAAAAAVPLGGFVLVGGDTTAAVYRALGAAGTLIEGALAPSIPVGRLRGGRYAGLPVITKPGGWGEEGVLVAAVRALRRAGPPAPAPAASARGV from the coding sequence GTGAGTGCCCGCCTGGGGGTGGTGGCGGACGACCTGACCGGGGCCAACGCCGTCGGCGCCCAGCTGGCCGAGCTCCACCTGCCGAGCATCGTGACGGCGGATCCGGCAGCGCTGACCGCGGTCCCGGCCGACCTGCCCGCGGCGGTCCTCGATGTGGACAGTCGGGCGGACTCCCCCGAGCAGGCCGCCGCCAAGGTTCGGGGGGCGGTCGGCGCCCTCAGGAGCTGGGGGGCAGACATCTTCTATAAGAAGACCGATTCCACGCTCCGCGGGAACCTGGGGGCCGAGCTGGACGCCTTCCGGGAGGCGACCGGAACCGGAATCCTCCCGTTCCTTCCTGCATCGCCCCTCAATGGCCGGGTGACCGTGGACGGGGTCCAGTTGGTGGAGGGCCGCCTGCTCGCCGAGACGCCCATCGCCCGCCGCGCTATCCCGCCCCTCCTCGACTCCGCCGTCGCTGCGATCCTCGCCCGGCAGAGCCGGGCCGCGGTGGCCGCGATCCCCCTCGCGACGATCCGCAGCGGGTGCGACGTGCTTCAGGCGGCCGTCCGCGAGGCCGCAGGACGCGGCCAGGTGGTCCTCTGCGACGCGGTCACGATGGCTGACGTGGCGGCTGCCGCCGCGGCCTGCGTGAAGGGAGGCCTCGGTGGGGCAGCCGCCGGGGGCGTGGAGTTCTGCCAGGAGCTGGCCCGCCTCCTCCTCCCGCGGCCGGCCGCGCCTGTTTTGCTCGTGGTCGGGAGCCTTGAGGAGGTGAGCGACCGGCAGGTGACCCACCTCCTGGCGGGGGGCGGGACGCTCCGGTTCGCGGGTGAGGCCGCGGCCCTCCTCACGGCGGCGGGGTGCCACGCGGGGGAGGTGGCGGTGGCCGGACTCGCCTGCCGGGCGGCGACCGAGGGGCGGGACCTGCTCTTGCGAACGCGCGCTGATCTCGAGGCGAGCGAAGCCGCGTTCCGGGCGGGACGGGCACGGGGGCTCGGGGCGGAACAGACGCGCCGGGCCGTCGCCGAGGGGCTCGGGAGGCTCGCCGCGGCCGCCGCAGCCGCGGTCCCTCTCGGGGGTTTCGTCCTCGTCGGCGGCGACACGACCGCGGCCGTGTACCGGGCGCTCGGGGCGGCGGGAACCCTCATCGAGGGGGCCCTGGCCCCCTCGATCCCCGTCGGGCGGCTCCGGGGCGGACGGTACGCTGGCCTTCCGGTGATCACGAAACCGGGGGGCTGGGGGGAGGAGGGAGTCCTGGTGGCGGCGGTGCGGGCGCTCCGGCGGGCAGGCCCCCCGGCCCCGGCGCCGGCCGCCTCGGCCCGCGGAGTGTGA
- the hpnH gene encoding adenosyl-hopene transferase HpnH, producing MSVPLSQKVAVMRYLTRMRRNGAEKYPWVLMLEPTHRCNVSCDGCGRIREYADTMHLNMSLEECLAAVDECPAPVVSICGGEPTIYPHIADLVKGCVARERFVYLCTNALTLKRTLDRYPKDAHLIFNIHLDGLAKTHDMVMNLPGAFQRATDALIAAKQDGYRVCTNTTVFKESDPQEIIELCRYLQGLGVEGMLLSPGFSYTAVKADIFLEREKIKETFRIIWEGVKDLSLGNTPVYWDFLRGEKELQCTAWANPTRNPNGWKGPCYLITDAHHKTFQGLIQDTPWEKYGTGRDPRCAQCMVHCGYEASAIQAAGESLRDTWKMFKWSFLS from the coding sequence ATGAGCGTCCCGCTCAGCCAGAAAGTGGCCGTCATGCGCTACCTGACCCGGATGCGCAGGAACGGCGCAGAGAAGTACCCATGGGTCCTGATGCTGGAGCCCACGCACCGCTGCAACGTCTCCTGCGACGGCTGCGGCCGAATCCGGGAGTACGCCGACACCATGCACCTGAACATGAGCCTGGAGGAGTGCCTGGCCGCCGTGGACGAGTGCCCGGCGCCGGTGGTCTCCATCTGCGGCGGGGAGCCGACGATCTATCCGCACATCGCGGACCTGGTGAAGGGCTGCGTCGCCCGGGAGCGCTTCGTCTACCTCTGCACGAACGCGCTCACCCTGAAGCGGACGCTGGACCGCTACCCGAAGGACGCGCACTTGATTTTCAATATCCACCTGGACGGACTGGCGAAGACCCACGACATGGTCATGAACCTCCCCGGGGCTTTCCAGCGCGCCACCGACGCCCTGATCGCCGCCAAGCAGGACGGCTACCGGGTCTGCACCAACACCACGGTCTTCAAGGAGTCGGACCCCCAGGAGATCATCGAGCTGTGCCGGTACCTCCAGGGTCTCGGGGTGGAGGGGATGCTCCTCTCCCCGGGATTCTCCTACACGGCCGTGAAGGCCGACATCTTCCTGGAGCGGGAGAAGATCAAGGAGACCTTCCGGATCATCTGGGAGGGGGTGAAGGACCTCAGCCTCGGGAATACCCCCGTCTACTGGGATTTCCTTCGGGGGGAGAAGGAGCTCCAGTGCACCGCCTGGGCCAACCCCACCCGCAACCCGAACGGGTGGAAGGGGCCGTGCTACCTCATCACCGACGCCCACCACAAGACCTTCCAGGGTCTCATCCAGGACACCCCCTGGGAGAAGTACGGGACGGGGCGGGACCCCCGCTGCGCCCAGTGCATGGTCCACTGTGGGTATGAGGCGAGTGCGATCCAGGCGGCGGGCGAGAGCCTGAGGGACACCTGGAAGATGTTCAAGTGGAGCTTCCTCTCCTAG
- a CDS encoding 2-aminoethylphosphonate--pyruvate transaminase yields the protein MREFVLLNPGPANTTETVRRALVTPDLCHREEEFFAVMREVREELTRLAGGEGTHRTVILTGSGTAALEATICSVLEEGRALLVIDNGVYGDRIRRMAEAHRIPHHVLKTEWTEPPRLADLDAALRAHPDVSHVAVVHHETTTGLLNPVRAIGELTARHQRGLIVDAMSSFVGEPLDVKGDRIEFLVSSANKCLQAMPGLSFVIGKRAVLEVLRDRRPRSVYLDLGTQFALQERDDTPFTPAVQLFFALRQALRELRAETVAARQHRYRESARRLREGMEALGFQILLPPQHRASTLTTFRLPKGLTYPELHDALKLRGFVIYAGQGGLREHAFRVANMGTLTPADMDRVLAAFGEVLAERGTPRVTV from the coding sequence ATGAGGGAGTTTGTCCTCCTCAATCCTGGCCCGGCCAACACCACCGAGACCGTCCGCCGGGCGCTGGTCACGCCGGACCTCTGCCACCGGGAGGAGGAGTTCTTCGCGGTGATGCGGGAGGTCCGGGAGGAGCTGACCCGGCTGGCCGGGGGGGAAGGGACTCACCGGACCGTGATCCTCACCGGCTCCGGCACGGCGGCGCTGGAGGCCACGATCTGCTCCGTGCTCGAGGAGGGACGGGCCCTCCTGGTCATCGACAACGGCGTCTACGGCGATCGGATCCGCCGGATGGCCGAGGCGCACCGGATCCCCCATCACGTCCTGAAGACCGAGTGGACGGAGCCGCCCCGCCTCGCCGACCTGGATGCGGCCCTGCGGGCCCATCCCGACGTCAGCCACGTCGCCGTCGTGCACCACGAGACCACCACGGGCCTCCTGAATCCGGTCCGGGCGATCGGGGAGCTCACGGCGCGCCACCAGCGCGGTCTCATCGTGGACGCCATGTCCTCCTTTGTGGGGGAGCCGCTGGACGTGAAGGGGGACCGGATCGAGTTTTTGGTGAGCAGCGCCAACAAGTGCCTCCAGGCGATGCCCGGGCTCAGCTTCGTGATCGGGAAGCGAGCCGTCCTGGAGGTCCTGCGGGATCGCCGGCCCCGCAGCGTGTACCTCGATCTCGGGACGCAGTTCGCGCTGCAGGAGCGGGACGATACGCCTTTCACCCCCGCCGTCCAGCTCTTCTTCGCCCTCCGGCAGGCCCTCCGGGAACTCCGGGCCGAGACGGTGGCCGCCCGGCAGCACCGCTACAGGGAGTCCGCCCGCCGGCTCCGGGAAGGGATGGAGGCGCTCGGGTTCCAGATCCTCCTTCCCCCGCAGCACCGCGCGAGCACCCTGACCACCTTCCGGCTGCCGAAGGGCCTCACCTACCCAGAGCTCCACGACGCGCTCAAGCTCCGGGGCTTCGTCATCTATGCCGGCCAGGGCGGTCTCCGCGAGCACGCCTTCCGCGTCGCCAACATGGGGACCCTCACCCCCGCCGACATGGACCGGGTGCTGGCGGCGTTCGGGGAGGTCCTGGCCGAGCGCGGGACCCCGCGCGTGACCGTTTGA